One segment of Pseudophryne corroboree isolate aPseCor3 chromosome 10, aPseCor3.hap2, whole genome shotgun sequence DNA contains the following:
- the LOC134965897 gene encoding uncharacterized protein DDB_G0271670-like has protein sequence SSSSSRSSSSSSSSSSISSSSSSSTSSSSSGSSSSSSSSSSSSSSSSSSSNSSSSSSSSSNSSSSSSSSSSSSSSSSSSSSSSSSSSSSSSSSSNSSSSSSSSSSSSSSSSNSSSSSSSSSSSSSNSSSSSSSSSSSSSSSSSSSSSSSSSSSSSSSSSSSSSSSSSSSSSSNSSSSSSSSSNSSSSSSSSSSSSSSSSSSSSSSSSSSSSSSSSSSNSSSSSSSSSSSSSSSSSSNSSSSSSSSSSSSSNSSSSSSSSSSSSSSSSSSSSSSSSSSSSSSSSSSSSSSSSSSSSGSSSSSSSSSSS, from the coding sequence agcagcagcagcagtagaagtagtagtagcagtagtagtagtagtagtattagcagcagcagtagtagtagtactagtagcagcagcagcggcagcagcagtagtagtagtagtagtagcagcagtagtagtagtagcagtagtagtagtaatagtagcagtagtagcagtagtagtagtaatagtagcagtagtagtagtagcagcagcagcagtagtagtagcagcagtagtagtagtagtagtagtagcagcagtagtagtagtagcagtagtagtagtaatagtagcagtagtagtagcagcagtagtagtagtagcagtagtagtagtaatagtagcagtagtagtagtagtagtagcagtagtagtagtaatagtagcagtagtagtagtagcagcagcagcagtagtagtagtagtagtagtagtagtagtagtagtagtagtagtagtagtagtagcagtagtagtagtagtagcagcagtagtagtagtagcagtagtagtagtagtaatagtagcagtagtagcagtagtagtagtaatagtagcagtagtagtagtagcagcagcagcagtagtagtagcagcagtagtagtagtagtagtagtagtagcagcagtagtagtagtagcagtagtagtagtaatagtagcagtagtagtagcagcagcagtagtagtagtagcagcagtagtagtagtaatagtagcagtagtagtagtagtagtagcagtagtagtagtaatagtagcagtagtagtagcagcagcagcagtagtagtagtagtagtagtagtagtagtagtagtagtagtagcagcagcagcagtagtagtagcagcagtagtagtagtagtagtagtagtagtagtagtagtggtagtagtagtagtagtagtagtagtagtagtagt